The stretch of DNA GTAGCTGCAGTTAAGGCGCATACACAAGCGGTAATAAAGGGTTCTAACAATGCTATGAAACCCTGTGAAACAGGTTCTTTTGTTTTACTCGCAGCATAAGCAATGGGAGCAGAACCGGCACCCGCCTCATTGGTTTGGATGCTTCTTCTTAACCCTATTATAATAACACCTGCTATCCCGCCATATATTGCACTGGGGTTAAAGGCTTCTTTTAGTATTGTAAACAAGGTTGAGGGAAGAGCCGGTATATTTAGCAAAATAACAGCAAGTGCAAGAAACAAATAAAGAAAACACATTAAAGGTACAAGTTTTTCGGCAGCTTTAGCAATACCTTTTATTCCGCCCATTATAATCATACCTACGGCAATAGCAGTCAGTAGCCCGCAAACCCAGGCATTGTTATAAAAAATACTATTTTGAGCGCCTGTTACAGCTATCACCTGTTGCGTCGCCTGATTTACCTGAAGCATATTTCCGCCGCCTAAGGCTGCGGGTATAGTTAATATTGCAAAAATAAGCGCTAACGGCTGACCAAACCAGCGTAAATTCTTCCTTGTCAGACCGTGTGCTATATAATGCATCGGGCCGCCTGAAACAGAGCCGTCTTCGTTAAATCTTCTGTATTTAATTGCAAGCACTGCTTCGCAGAATTTTAGTGTCATACCGAGAAGAGCACCCACAAAAATCCAGAAAACAGCGCCGGGACCGCCTATTGAAATTGATATAGCCACTCCTGCAATGCTTCCCAACCCTACCGTACCTGATAGTGCGGTAATAAGAGCCTGCAGTGGCGATACTTCACCGTCTTCATCGTTATTATTCTCCGAAAAAGCAGGATTTTTAGCGGTAACAAGTTTAATAGAATGAACAAAACCCCATAACGAAATTCCTCTTAAATAAAAAGTCGTAACAACACCTGCCGCTAAAAGCCATAAAATCGTAATAGGAACACTTGTGCCGCCAATAGTTATCGGATAAAAAATAAATTCCGAAAAAACATCCGATACCGGTGTGAAAAATTTATCTATTTGTTTATCAATACTCATACCAAATGCACTTTGAGCCTGAAACAAAAGTGCAGCCAAAAACAATATTACTCTCTTACTTAGCATAGCCTCATTACTCCTTATATTGAAAATAATTATGTTATAAAAAAAACTCTGCTACAAGTAAAATAATTTTAAGAATGTTATAGGGCAATACTTTTTATGTTACAATTCAGGTAATGATAGGGGTAAAACTATGATAAACAAAATTCTGGTGGTTGATGATGATAAAGAAATCAGAGAATGGCTTGAACTTGATTTAAAGCTTTCGGGTTACATGGTTGAAGCCGCAAAAGACGGTTTGGAGGGTTTAAACCGTGCTATTAACGAAGATTTCAATCTTATTATCCTCGATGTAATGATGCCAAAAATGAACGGTTTTGAAGTATGCCAAAATATCAGAAAAGTCAAAAAAGACATCCCTGTTATTATTCTGACTGCCAAAGGAACAATTGATGATAAGATAGAAGGTTTTGACAGCGGAGCAAATGATTATTTGGTAAAACCTTTTGATATTCAGGAGCTTTTGGTAAGGGTAAGAGCGCTTTTAAGAAGAAATGAAACGATTGTTCCGTCTAATTCTGAAACACTTGAAATAGGCGAAATAAAGCTTTTTCCTGATTCTTTGGAAACAAGCATTGCTTCAAAAATAATTAAGCTAA from Candidatus Gastranaerophilales bacterium encodes:
- a CDS encoding response regulator transcription factor, which encodes MINKILVVDDDKEIREWLELDLKLSGYMVEAAKDGLEGLNRAINEDFNLIILDVMMPKMNGFEVCQNIRKVKKDIPVIILTAKGTIDDKIEGFDSGANDYLVKPFDIQELLVRVRALLRRNETIVPSNSETLEIGEIKLFPDSLETSIASKIIKLTPTEFEILYCLMQHVNQAVSYSTLLDEVWGYDADEDVRMVRVHVGCLRQKIEPNPKSPSYVKTVTNVGYKLTPFFE
- a CDS encoding alanine/glycine:cation symporter family protein, which translates into the protein MLSKRVILFLAALLFQAQSAFGMSIDKQIDKFFTPVSDVFSEFIFYPITIGGTSVPITILWLLAAGVVTTFYLRGISLWGFVHSIKLVTAKNPAFSENNNDEDGEVSPLQALITALSGTVGLGSIAGVAISISIGGPGAVFWIFVGALLGMTLKFCEAVLAIKYRRFNEDGSVSGGPMHYIAHGLTRKNLRWFGQPLALIFAILTIPAALGGGNMLQVNQATQQVIAVTGAQNSIFYNNAWVCGLLTAIAVGMIIMGGIKGIAKAAEKLVPLMCFLYLFLALAVILLNIPALPSTLFTILKEAFNPSAIYGGIAGVIIIGLRRSIQTNEAGAGSAPIAYAASKTKEPVSQGFIALLEPFITACVCALTAATIIITNAYKNVPQGLSGVELTSGAFSSVLSFSPYILAVVIFLFAFTTIISWAYYGQKGWTYMFGEGKKRIITYQLIFLLFTVVGSSMNLGSIINLTDASMLAMAIPNLIAVYILLPEIKSDLIEYCKKHSVALKLNKMWFKEELVLVAQTEEINTDNLSNV